The Solibacillus sp. FSL R7-0682 genome includes a window with the following:
- a CDS encoding aminopeptidase: MKIQELEYKGLNLLDVVGTVEIAIDAINKTIHIFDVEHIVAPEFHFQSKSYVLSEGFFKMANVLKQKQFFLENSEEKLEQWIELHEWIFYSSKQSIKMYRNGLIEVHKLTGPNTCEQSEVHIKRYYPKYFLRLKENK; this comes from the coding sequence ATGAAGATACAAGAATTAGAATATAAAGGGTTAAATTTACTGGATGTTGTTGGAACGGTCGAAATCGCCATAGATGCCATTAATAAAACGATTCACATATTTGATGTAGAACATATTGTCGCGCCTGAATTTCACTTTCAATCAAAGTCATATGTATTGAGTGAAGGGTTTTTCAAAATGGCAAACGTCTTAAAGCAAAAACAATTTTTTTTAGAAAATAGTGAAGAAAAGCTAGAACAATGGATTGAATTGCATGAGTGGATATTTTATAGCTCGAAGCAATCGATCAAAATGTATCGAAATGGATTAATTGAAGTACATAAATTAACTGGTCCGAATACATGTGAACAAAGTGAAGTGCATATAAAAAGATATTATCCCAAATATTTTCTACGCCTAAAGGAAAATAAATAA
- a CDS encoding GTPase yields MNIELKNDLLNLPSLQQQVDTIVFDYIDTKPNWSKAFEQLDELLQKMAVTFNNYVERNEGELPKSSTYWVLFMDIASKLLYFTGLAHSNLINEKDEEAKAHIVNMYKLSAVCLPNPIREENEEVLSEIQKSIAYISAQEPVAELSTACSTDECIRKFETFAKSYK; encoded by the coding sequence ATGAATATTGAGTTAAAAAATGATTTATTAAATTTACCAAGCTTGCAGCAGCAAGTGGACACAATCGTCTTCGATTATATCGATACGAAGCCGAATTGGTCGAAAGCATTTGAACAGTTAGATGAGTTATTACAAAAGATGGCGGTTACGTTCAATAATTACGTTGAACGGAATGAGGGGGAACTGCCAAAGTCATCAACTTATTGGGTACTCTTTATGGATATTGCTTCTAAGCTTTTATACTTTACGGGGTTAGCCCATTCAAATTTAATTAATGAAAAGGATGAAGAGGCGAAAGCACACATTGTTAATATGTATAAGCTTAGTGCTGTATGTTTACCAAATCCTATTAGGGAAGAGAATGAAGAAGTATTATCAGAAATTCAAAAAAGTATTGCATACATTTCAGCTCAAGAGCCAGTTGCTGAATTATCTACGGCATGTTCTACTGATGAATGTATTCGCAAATTCGAAACTTTTGCAAAATCGTATAAATAA
- a CDS encoding replication-associated recombination protein A, whose product MHNEPLAYKMRPRSIREIAGQQHIIGPQTPLFKMIEKGHVPSMLLYGPPGVGKTSIANAIAGSSKLPFFALNATHAGKKDIEQVVIDARMSGKVILFIDEIHRFNKLQQDTLLPHVENGSIVLIGATTENPFHDVNPAIRSRCGEILQLERLTIEDVADLLRLALDDEERGLGKYSIEVTNVQIERIANASNGDARKALTLLESIYYASDEENGVTIFNDNAIEALSKRIGLFGDKGGSHFYNLLSALQKSVRGSDTNAALYYLAHLLENGDLIAVCRRLLVMAYEDIGLANPAVGAHVQAATEAAVKLGLPEARIPLATAVVEMCLSDKSNSAYKALDAAIAAIHEGKTGTIPNHLKDAHYAGATELGHVGYQYPHDSPIGTFGGWVKQQYLPDELVGTEFYTPVIAGEEKRMAAIYEKLKTFK is encoded by the coding sequence ATGCATAATGAACCTTTAGCATATAAAATGAGACCTCGTTCCATTCGAGAAATCGCAGGTCAACAACATATTATTGGACCACAGACACCACTTTTTAAAATGATCGAAAAGGGCCATGTGCCATCGATGCTATTATATGGGCCTCCAGGTGTTGGGAAAACATCAATTGCAAACGCCATTGCAGGAAGCTCAAAGTTACCATTTTTTGCATTAAATGCAACCCATGCAGGTAAAAAGGATATTGAACAAGTTGTGATAGATGCCCGAATGAGCGGTAAAGTCATTTTGTTTATTGATGAAATCCACCGTTTTAATAAATTGCAGCAAGATACCCTTTTACCTCATGTTGAAAATGGTTCTATTGTTTTAATTGGAGCAACAACTGAAAATCCATTCCATGATGTCAACCCTGCCATTCGTTCAAGATGCGGTGAAATTTTACAGCTAGAACGATTAACGATTGAAGATGTCGCCGATTTACTGCGACTTGCCCTTGACGATGAAGAGCGTGGACTAGGAAAATATTCAATTGAAGTAACAAATGTGCAAATTGAGCGCATTGCGAACGCTTCGAATGGTGATGCAAGAAAGGCGCTAACATTACTAGAATCAATTTATTATGCATCTGATGAAGAAAATGGTGTTACCATTTTTAATGACAATGCAATTGAAGCACTATCTAAGCGTATTGGATTATTTGGAGATAAGGGTGGCTCCCATTTTTACAATTTATTGTCTGCTTTACAGAAATCCGTACGGGGTAGTGATACGAATGCAGCACTTTATTACTTAGCGCACTTATTAGAAAACGGAGATTTAATCGCAGTTTGCCGTCGCTTACTTGTGATGGCCTACGAAGATATTGGCCTAGCCAATCCAGCAGTTGGTGCACATGTACAAGCAGCAACTGAAGCGGCTGTTAAGCTTGGTTTACCTGAGGCTCGAATTCCATTAGCTACTGCTGTTGTCGAAATGTGCTTATCTGATAAATCTAATTCTGCATATAAGGCGCTTGATGCAGCCATTGCCGCGATTCATGAGGGCAAAACCGGCACGATTCCGAATCATTTAAAGGATGCCCATTATGCGGGAGCAACAGAGCTTGGACATGTCGGCTACCAATATCCTCATGACAGCCCGATTGGTACATTTGGTGGCTGGGTTAAACAGCAATACTTACCAGATGAACTAGTAGGCACAGAATTTTACACACCTGTTATTGCAGGGGAAGAAAAGCGTATGGCTGCGATTTACGAGAAGCTAAAAACGTTTAAATAG
- the cymR gene encoding cysteine metabolism transcriptional regulator CymR: protein MKISTKGRYGLTIMIELAKHHGEGPIPLRQIAAEKDLSEAYLEQLVSPLRNAGLVKSVRGAYGGYMLANKPNEISAADVIRVLEGPIQPVEGIENEEAPQRELWMRIRDAVKNVLDTTTIEDLAKYTNNEVSDGYMFYI from the coding sequence ATGAAAATTTCAACTAAAGGTCGATACGGATTAACAATAATGATTGAATTAGCGAAGCATCATGGTGAAGGACCAATTCCTTTACGTCAAATTGCTGCAGAAAAGGATTTATCAGAAGCTTATTTAGAGCAGTTAGTATCGCCATTACGTAATGCCGGGCTTGTAAAAAGTGTGCGTGGAGCATACGGCGGATATATGCTTGCCAATAAGCCTAATGAAATTTCAGCGGCGGATGTAATTCGTGTGTTAGAAGGACCAATCCAGCCAGTAGAAGGAATCGAAAATGAAGAAGCACCTCAACGTGAGTTATGGATGCGTATTCGTGATGCAGTGAAAAATGTTTTAGATACAACGACAATTGAAGATTTAGCGAAATATACGAATAATGAAGTTTCAGATGGCTATATGTTCTACATTTAG
- a CDS encoding cysteine desulfurase family protein yields MNTIYLDHAATSSVAPEVIDVYARALAEVSGNASSIHAAGRNARKALDEARVTLAQKIHAKPSEVIFTSGGTEADNTAIFGTAYARQQEGKHIITTAIEHHAVLHACEKLAKEGFDITYLPVDKTGRVAVEDVQEALRDDTILVTIMYGNNEVGTIQPIAEIGTLLQNHKATFHTDAVQAFGLEKIDVEAMNIDLLSVSAHKINGPKGIGFLYVKQGVKLANLMYGGSQEKKRRAGTENVPAAVAFARAAELAEQKAEDRKMQYKNFKSILSEEFVAAGIEYHINGHEEYVLAHVLNVTFPGTDVESFLINLDMAGVLVSSGSACTAGSIDPSHVLVAMFGENSPELRSSIRFSFGLGLTDDLVREAGQRTAAIVKRLVQ; encoded by the coding sequence ATGAACACAATTTACCTTGACCATGCTGCCACTTCTTCTGTCGCGCCAGAAGTCATTGACGTCTATGCCCGTGCTTTAGCAGAAGTAAGTGGAAATGCATCAAGCATTCATGCTGCAGGTCGTAACGCTCGAAAAGCATTGGATGAAGCAAGGGTTACATTAGCCCAAAAAATTCATGCAAAGCCTTCTGAAGTTATATTTACAAGTGGAGGCACAGAGGCGGATAATACCGCAATTTTTGGTACAGCCTATGCGCGCCAACAGGAAGGAAAACATATCATTACTACTGCTATTGAGCATCATGCAGTTCTACATGCCTGTGAAAAGCTTGCAAAAGAAGGCTTTGACATTACGTATTTACCTGTGGATAAAACAGGACGTGTTGCCGTAGAAGATGTCCAAGAAGCGCTACGTGATGATACGATTTTAGTGACAATTATGTATGGGAATAATGAAGTTGGTACCATTCAGCCGATTGCTGAAATAGGTACTCTTTTACAAAACCATAAAGCAACTTTCCATACGGATGCAGTACAAGCTTTCGGCTTAGAAAAAATCGACGTCGAGGCGATGAATATTGATTTATTAAGTGTATCCGCTCATAAAATTAATGGACCTAAAGGGATTGGCTTTTTATATGTAAAACAAGGTGTGAAATTAGCCAATTTAATGTATGGTGGCTCTCAGGAGAAAAAACGCAGGGCCGGTACTGAGAATGTGCCAGCAGCAGTAGCATTTGCTAGAGCGGCTGAACTTGCAGAGCAAAAAGCAGAAGACCGAAAAATGCAATATAAAAACTTTAAATCCATTTTATCCGAGGAATTTGTAGCAGCTGGAATTGAGTATCACATCAATGGTCACGAAGAGTATGTATTGGCACACGTATTGAATGTGACGTTCCCTGGGACAGACGTGGAGTCCTTTTTAATAAATTTAGATATGGCTGGCGTACTCGTTTCAAGTGGATCCGCATGTACAGCAGGCTCCATTGACCCATCCCATGTCCTAGTGGCGATGTTTGGTGAAAATTCCCCAGAACTTCGTAGTTCCATTCGTTTCAGTTTTGGGTTAGGATTAACAGATGATCTAGTACGTGAAGCAGGTCAGCGTACAGCTGCCATTGTAAAGCGATTAGTTCAATAA
- the mnmA gene encoding tRNA 2-thiouridine(34) synthase MnmA: protein MVETRNPSEIRVVVGMSGGVDSSVAAYLLKQQGYDVIGIFMKNWDDTDENGVCTATEDYEDVIAVCNQIGIPYYAVNFEKQYWDKVFTYFLEEYKAGRTPNPDVMCNKEIKFKAFLEHAMNLGADYLATGHYARVDRTEDEVLMLRGVDNNKDQTYFLNQLTQAQLEKVMFPIGHLPKPEVRKIAEEAGLATAKKKDSTGICFIGERNFKEFLSQYLPAQPGNMETFEGEVKGRHDGLMYYTLGQRHGLGIGGDGEPWFVLGKDLERNVLYVGQGFHHEALYSEALSAVKMSFSTKEPKTGTFSCTAKFRYRQEDSPVEVTMREDGTAYITFAEPVRAITPGQAVVLYDGEVCLGGGTIDEVFKNSEKLTYVG, encoded by the coding sequence ATGGTAGAAACAAGAAATCCATCAGAAATCCGAGTAGTTGTCGGTATGTCAGGTGGCGTAGACTCGTCAGTTGCCGCGTATTTATTAAAGCAACAAGGCTACGATGTAATCGGTATTTTCATGAAGAACTGGGATGATACGGACGAAAATGGTGTTTGTACAGCAACTGAAGATTATGAAGATGTAATCGCTGTATGTAACCAAATCGGCATCCCGTACTATGCAGTCAATTTTGAAAAGCAATATTGGGACAAGGTATTTACGTACTTCTTAGAAGAATACAAAGCAGGACGTACACCAAACCCAGATGTTATGTGTAACAAAGAAATTAAATTTAAAGCATTTTTAGAGCATGCCATGAATCTTGGTGCGGATTATTTAGCAACGGGTCACTATGCCCGCGTTGATCGTACAGAGGATGAAGTGTTAATGCTTCGAGGTGTTGATAATAATAAAGACCAAACCTACTTCCTAAATCAATTGACTCAAGCGCAGCTAGAAAAGGTAATGTTCCCAATTGGTCATTTGCCAAAGCCAGAGGTGCGAAAAATAGCTGAAGAAGCAGGTCTTGCAACAGCGAAGAAAAAAGACTCCACAGGTATTTGCTTCATTGGGGAACGTAACTTCAAGGAGTTTTTAAGTCAGTACTTACCTGCGCAGCCTGGTAATATGGAAACATTTGAAGGTGAAGTGAAAGGACGTCATGACGGATTAATGTACTATACATTAGGTCAGCGTCACGGTTTAGGTATTGGTGGTGACGGTGAGCCTTGGTTCGTGCTAGGGAAGGATTTAGAGCGTAACGTATTATACGTAGGGCAAGGATTCCACCATGAAGCGTTATATTCTGAAGCATTGTCTGCAGTGAAAATGAGCTTTTCCACAAAAGAACCAAAAACAGGCACATTTAGCTGTACTGCAAAATTCCGTTATCGTCAGGAGGATTCACCAGTCGAGGTAACGATGCGTGAGGATGGTACAGCATACATCACGTTCGCAGAGCCCGTTCGTGCTATTACGCCAGGACAAGCAGTTGTTCTGTATGATGGTGAAGTATGCCTTGGTGGCGGTACAATTGATGAAGTATTTAAAAATAGTGAAAAATTAACGTATGTAGGTTAA
- a CDS encoding tetratricopeptide repeat protein: MDTNYNEIGIKAFQEKRYEDAAQAFTQAIEANPEDAVGYVNFGTLLAAMNDIERAERFFQKAITVDEKAATAYYGLANLYYEVERYTEAAKLYQKSIDHGIEGADAFYMLAKCFEREEQYKLALPFMQRAAEIAPKDIQIRLAYGILLCTLEMFEHAKPELEFVIEEDWNNADAHYNLGVLYAVSTQDTEKAKYHLKQAFTLQPEFDQAKYIYDMICQRSN; this comes from the coding sequence ATGGATACAAATTACAATGAAATTGGCATTAAAGCCTTCCAAGAAAAGCGCTATGAGGATGCTGCACAAGCTTTTACGCAGGCGATTGAGGCAAATCCAGAAGATGCAGTAGGTTATGTAAACTTCGGTACACTTCTTGCCGCGATGAATGATATTGAGCGTGCAGAACGCTTCTTCCAAAAAGCAATTACAGTTGATGAAAAGGCAGCAACGGCTTATTACGGGTTAGCCAACCTTTATTATGAAGTGGAGCGTTACACAGAAGCAGCCAAGCTTTATCAAAAATCAATTGACCATGGGATTGAAGGCGCGGATGCTTTTTATATGTTAGCAAAATGCTTCGAGCGAGAAGAACAATATAAGCTAGCATTACCATTTATGCAACGTGCAGCGGAAATTGCGCCAAAGGATATTCAAATTCGTTTAGCATATGGGATTTTACTATGTACTTTAGAAATGTTTGAGCATGCAAAGCCAGAACTTGAATTCGTTATTGAAGAGGATTGGAATAATGCTGACGCCCATTACAATTTAGGTGTCTTATACGCAGTGTCTACACAAGATACAGAAAAGGCAAAATATCATTTAAAACAGGCATTTACATTACAGCCTGAATTTGACCAAGCAAAGTATATTTATGATATGATTTGCCAACGTTCAAATTAA
- a CDS encoding ATPase yields the protein MHTQLDSADCMYLIPEERFQRFCELIKELEFFTLVLPVVKDTYQRSITILDIWYLISTDDLDKIENPENAMIYPYRYYLLSIVKGFSIKRFIQLALYENDKLAFICAIYLYKGMDEFIAQKLHLDEEMSKKYKELQQYNTKSNRHYYDTKYQEPEKYPKQLAQLQSLVVNEIKLIHQKFKTPLNLTMENMITESENIYEGVFGLINDWGGRVP from the coding sequence ATGCATACTCAATTAGATTCTGCAGACTGTATGTATTTAATTCCAGAAGAGCGATTCCAAAGATTTTGTGAATTGATCAAAGAACTAGAGTTTTTTACATTAGTACTTCCAGTTGTAAAGGATACGTATCAACGTTCAATTACGATATTAGATATTTGGTATTTAATTTCCACAGATGACCTAGATAAAATCGAAAACCCAGAAAATGCGATGATTTATCCTTATCGATACTATTTATTATCGATTGTGAAGGGGTTTTCAATAAAACGATTTATTCAATTAGCATTATATGAAAATGATAAACTAGCATTTATTTGTGCAATTTATTTGTACAAAGGAATGGATGAATTTATTGCGCAAAAGCTACATTTAGATGAAGAGATGTCAAAAAAATATAAAGAATTACAGCAATATAATACAAAAAGTAATCGGCATTATTACGATACAAAATATCAAGAACCTGAAAAATACCCGAAACAACTTGCTCAGCTACAGAGCTTAGTAGTGAATGAAATAAAATTAATCCATCAAAAATTTAAAACTCCGTTAAATTTGACAATGGAAAATATGATAACAGAATCTGAAAATATATATGAAGGCGTATTTGGATTAATTAATGACTGGGGTGGAAGAGTACCTTGA
- the trpE gene encoding anthranilate synthase component I codes for MTVEQKDFVMKQLNGDTLTPILIYEAIQGKQKVLFESNAKFKASGRYSFIAFNPVGELKGNELESTYTIGNHEQTTVQKPVLTVLKELLPIRNEERPFAFFGGAIGYFGYETAFHFEQIGDIVNDIYNMPDVHVYFYETFIVIDHLLQQVTIVAMDLFVQGKTAEQLEQQVEIIEQMIRSPFNTTSLKEEYVQFAPTIKKEHFIKMVETAKEHIRRGDIFQVVLSQTFEANFSGDAFALYRKLRTSNASPYMFYMDFDTYTVLGTSPESLVKVQNGMVTTNPIAGTKPRGKTMQEDEAIARALLEDEKEIAEHKMLVDLGRNDVGRVAQIGSVKVTKYMEIERYKFVMHIVSEVTGKLRADAHLVDVLASSLPAGTVSGAPKIRAMQIINELEQRKRGIYAGAIGYLSVSGNMDLALAIRTMVVKENKAYVQAGAGIVYDSIPEDEYEETLNKAKALLEVRA; via the coding sequence ATGACAGTAGAGCAGAAGGATTTTGTAATGAAACAGCTAAATGGTGATACGCTTACACCGATTTTAATTTATGAAGCAATCCAAGGAAAACAGAAAGTTTTGTTTGAATCCAATGCAAAATTTAAAGCAAGTGGCCGCTATTCCTTTATTGCATTTAATCCAGTGGGAGAGCTTAAAGGCAACGAATTAGAAAGCACATACACAATTGGCAATCACGAACAAACAACAGTACAAAAGCCAGTCCTTACCGTATTAAAAGAACTATTACCTATTCGAAATGAAGAGCGTCCATTTGCATTCTTTGGGGGAGCTATTGGCTATTTCGGTTATGAAACTGCCTTTCATTTTGAACAAATTGGTGACATAGTAAACGATATATACAACATGCCAGATGTTCATGTGTATTTTTATGAAACGTTCATTGTTATCGATCATTTATTACAACAGGTGACAATTGTAGCAATGGATTTATTTGTGCAAGGAAAAACCGCTGAACAATTAGAGCAACAAGTGGAAATAATCGAGCAGATGATTCGGTCACCGTTTAATACGACCTCTCTAAAGGAGGAGTATGTACAGTTTGCACCAACGATTAAAAAAGAGCATTTTATTAAGATGGTCGAAACTGCAAAGGAACACATTCGACGGGGAGATATTTTTCAAGTGGTGCTTTCTCAAACATTTGAGGCGAACTTTTCTGGAGATGCATTCGCACTTTATCGCAAGCTTCGCACGTCAAATGCTTCACCTTATATGTTCTATATGGATTTTGACACTTATACAGTACTCGGTACGTCTCCTGAAAGTTTAGTAAAAGTTCAAAATGGTATGGTTACGACGAATCCAATTGCAGGAACAAAACCAAGAGGGAAAACAATGCAAGAGGATGAAGCAATTGCGCGTGCATTATTAGAAGATGAAAAAGAAATCGCAGAACATAAAATGCTTGTTGACTTAGGACGTAATGATGTTGGGCGTGTTGCCCAAATTGGCTCAGTAAAAGTGACGAAATATATGGAAATTGAGCGCTATAAATTTGTTATGCATATCGTATCTGAGGTAACTGGGAAATTGCGAGCTGATGCTCACTTAGTCGATGTATTAGCATCTAGTTTGCCTGCAGGTACTGTTTCAGGAGCACCAAAAATCAGAGCAATGCAAATAATAAATGAGCTTGAACAGCGTAAGCGTGGCATTTATGCTGGAGCGATCGGCTATTTATCTGTCAGTGGCAATATGGATTTAGCGCTTGCGATCCGTACAATGGTAGTCAAAGAGAATAAAGCTTATGTTCAGGCAGGGGCAGGAATTGTTTACGATTCTATTCCTGAGGATGAATATGAAGAAACGTTGAATAAAGCGAAGGCTCTTTTGGAGGTGCGCGCATGA
- a CDS encoding anthranilate synthase component II has translation MILLIDNYDSFTYNLYHQIAQFYPNIQVVRNDAITVEEIRALNPLAIVISPGPGEPTDAGIIIEMIQSLYKEYPILGICLGHQAIGEAFGGTVRRATTIMHGKTSMLAYTNKGLFESLQQKLEVMRYHSLIIEKESLHKEFEVIATSDDDGEIMAIQHKEYPLYGLQFHPESIGTAVGDTLIEKFLEKVGVRT, from the coding sequence ATGATATTATTAATCGATAATTATGATTCGTTTACGTATAATTTGTACCATCAAATTGCCCAGTTTTATCCGAATATCCAGGTTGTTCGTAATGATGCGATTACCGTGGAGGAAATTAGAGCGCTAAATCCACTAGCAATTGTGATTTCACCTGGACCAGGTGAGCCAACAGATGCAGGTATTATTATTGAAATGATACAATCCCTTTATAAAGAATATCCAATTTTAGGGATTTGCCTAGGGCACCAAGCGATTGGTGAGGCTTTCGGAGGAACAGTGCGCCGAGCTACCACGATTATGCACGGGAAGACAAGTATGCTCGCATATACAAATAAGGGGCTATTTGAATCGTTGCAACAGAAATTAGAAGTAATGCGCTATCATTCCCTTATTATTGAAAAGGAATCATTACACAAAGAGTTTGAAGTCATTGCTACATCGGATGATGATGGTGAAATCATGGCCATTCAGCACAAGGAATACCCTTTATATGGACTACAATTCCACCCAGAATCAATTGGTACTGCAGTGGGGGATACATTAATTGAAAAGTTTTTAGAAAAGGTGGGCGTACGAACATGA
- a CDS encoding DUF5071 domain-containing protein, whose product MIPRDKFDVGAIEKLKQVHPEEVVLLLPQLLEWLQDFNWPVAEPMLEVLLQYPTELTPHIEQVLVGDDDMWIFWCLTKIVPVLPFYSKMVLADSVQKLAEQEKTQWNEDVIEAAQQALVSFEPI is encoded by the coding sequence ATGATACCAAGGGATAAGTTTGATGTTGGCGCGATTGAAAAATTAAAGCAAGTACATCCAGAAGAAGTTGTGCTACTATTACCCCAGTTATTAGAATGGTTACAAGACTTTAATTGGCCAGTAGCTGAGCCAATGCTTGAAGTACTATTACAGTATCCAACGGAGCTAACGCCACATATCGAGCAAGTGTTAGTTGGAGACGATGACATGTGGATTTTCTGGTGCTTAACGAAAATTGTTCCGGTGCTTCCGTTTTATTCGAAAATGGTATTAGCAGACAGTGTACAAAAACTAGCGGAGCAAGAAAAAACACAATGGAATGAAGATGTAATAGAAGCCGCACAGCAAGCGTTAGTAAGCTTTGAACCTATTTGA
- a CDS encoding RNA polymerase sigma factor: MDIEELILTYGDYLYRVAFIYTKSHPVAEEVVQDVFFTYYQKSYQFEGNASLKTYLSKMTRNRSIDYLRSWQYKKQVVQELFQGKSNDIEQAYIQKEWRGEITEAVLTLPLKDREVLLLYYYDQMTVTEIAQFLQCSVSTIKSRLQRAREKLKPKLQREVFEDE; the protein is encoded by the coding sequence ATGGATATTGAGGAACTTATTCTTACATATGGTGACTATTTATATCGTGTCGCCTTTATTTATACGAAAAGCCATCCTGTAGCCGAAGAAGTCGTGCAGGATGTATTTTTTACTTATTATCAAAAATCTTATCAATTTGAAGGGAATGCCTCATTAAAAACCTATTTATCGAAAATGACCCGTAATCGCAGCATTGATTACTTACGTAGCTGGCAATATAAAAAACAGGTTGTGCAGGAGCTTTTTCAAGGTAAATCCAATGATATCGAACAAGCCTATATTCAAAAAGAATGGCGCGGGGAAATAACCGAAGCTGTGCTAACGTTACCGTTGAAAGACCGAGAAGTGTTATTGCTTTATTATTATGACCAAATGACAGTGACAGAAATTGCTCAGTTTTTACAGTGCTCCGTTTCGACGATAAAATCACGGCTTCAACGAGCGCGGGAAAAATTAAAGCCAAAGCTACAGAGGGAGGTGTTCGAAGATGAATAA
- a CDS encoding glucose 1-dehydrogenase has product MGRLDNKVVIITGAAQGMGASHAKLFVEQGAKVVLTDLNEEKGNAFATELGENAIFVKQNVTSEEDWATVIAKAEETFGPVNVLVNNAGITMAKNMLEVTLEEYRRIVDINQVSVFLGMKAVAGSMMKAGGGSIVNISSMNGLVAGAIGYTDTKFAVRGMTKAAAINLAPMGIRVNSVHPGVIATPMVVQEDTKAAVEAFSKHIPLKRVAQPEEVSNMVLFLASDESSYSTGSEFIIDGGMTAQ; this is encoded by the coding sequence ATGGGTCGTTTAGACAATAAAGTCGTTATCATTACAGGTGCCGCTCAAGGTATGGGTGCTTCACACGCAAAATTATTCGTAGAACAAGGTGCAAAGGTTGTTCTTACCGACTTAAACGAAGAAAAAGGTAATGCATTCGCTACAGAATTAGGTGAAAATGCAATCTTTGTTAAACAAAATGTTACATCTGAAGAAGATTGGGCTACAGTAATTGCGAAGGCAGAAGAAACTTTTGGTCCTGTAAATGTATTAGTTAATAACGCAGGTATTACAATGGCTAAAAACATGTTAGAAGTAACACTTGAAGAATACCGTCGTATTGTAGATATCAACCAAGTTTCTGTATTTTTAGGTATGAAAGCAGTTGCTGGTTCAATGATGAAAGCAGGCGGTGGTTCAATCGTTAATATTTCATCAATGAACGGCTTAGTAGCTGGTGCTATTGGCTATACAGATACAAAATTCGCAGTTCGCGGTATGACAAAAGCTGCAGCAATCAATTTAGCGCCTATGGGCATCCGTGTAAACTCTGTACACCCAGGTGTAATCGCAACTCCAATGGTAGTACAAGAAGATACAAAGGCAGCAGTTGAAGCATTCTCAAAACATATTCCTTTAAAACGCGTTGCACAACCAGAAGAAGTTTCAAACATGGTACTATTCTTAGCATCTGATGAATCTAGTTATTCAACTGGTTCTGAATTCATTATCGATGGTGGTATGACAGCTCAATAA
- a CDS encoding glutathione peroxidase: MNLYDISVKNEKGETYNLDRYQGEVMMIVNTASKCGFTNQFTQLEELYEKYKDQGFVVLGFPSNQFKQELDSGADAAEFCRLDYGVTFPMHEMIKVNGTDAHPLFQHLTSHSKGLFGQAVKWNFTKFLVDREGNIIKRYAPQDNPLKAEKDISKLL, from the coding sequence ATGAATCTTTACGATATTTCTGTAAAAAATGAAAAAGGTGAAACGTACAACTTAGACCGCTATCAAGGTGAAGTAATGATGATTGTGAACACTGCTAGTAAATGTGGATTCACTAATCAATTCACGCAGCTAGAGGAGCTTTATGAAAAATATAAGGATCAGGGTTTTGTTGTTCTTGGTTTTCCCTCAAATCAATTTAAACAAGAATTAGATTCTGGAGCTGATGCTGCAGAGTTTTGCCGTCTAGATTATGGCGTGACTTTCCCGATGCATGAGATGATTAAAGTGAATGGAACAGACGCTCACCCTTTGTTTCAACATTTAACATCCCATTCAAAAGGTCTTTTTGGTCAAGCAGTTAAATGGAATTTTACCAAATTTTTAGTCGACCGCGAAGGAAATATTATTAAACGCTATGCTCCACAAGACAACCCTTTAAAGGCAGAAAAAGATATTTCTAAATTGCTTTAA